The Crateriforma spongiae genome window below encodes:
- a CDS encoding carbon-nitrogen family hydrolase, which produces MKLTVSLGQMDIVPGDLEANIVKARQMVRNAADAGADVLVLPELWSTGYVLKRAGELADAVGHGVFAEVQQLAEEHSIHIVGSCLSKDASNQYANTSVWTAPGGRTLGQYNKLHLFRLMHEDQYLKSGDRPVLIDSPWGKAGMAICYDLRFPELFASYATNGAIMVLIPAQWPKVRVEHWKTLLRARAIENQMFVIACNCVGQIGPTVFGGHSCVIDPWGEIQIQAGDQEELVTTVIDTDLIDDVRSRIPVFSDRRTDLFQF; this is translated from the coding sequence ATGAAGTTGACCGTCAGTTTGGGACAAATGGACATCGTTCCCGGTGATCTCGAAGCCAACATTGTTAAAGCGCGACAGATGGTGCGGAATGCCGCCGACGCGGGCGCCGATGTGCTGGTGCTGCCGGAACTTTGGTCGACCGGCTATGTGCTGAAACGTGCCGGCGAACTTGCCGATGCCGTGGGGCACGGTGTCTTTGCCGAAGTCCAGCAATTGGCCGAGGAGCATTCGATTCACATCGTCGGGTCATGTCTATCGAAAGACGCCTCGAATCAATATGCCAACACCAGTGTTTGGACTGCACCCGGCGGACGAACGTTGGGGCAATACAACAAGCTGCATCTGTTTCGCCTGATGCATGAAGACCAGTACCTAAAATCAGGTGACCGACCGGTTTTGATCGACAGCCCATGGGGAAAGGCGGGGATGGCGATCTGCTATGACCTGCGGTTCCCCGAGTTGTTTGCTTCCTACGCGACCAACGGTGCGATCATGGTGTTGATCCCCGCACAGTGGCCGAAGGTGCGAGTGGAGCACTGGAAAACGCTGTTGCGTGCCCGAGCAATTGAAAACCAAATGTTTGTGATCGCATGCAATTGCGTCGGGCAAATCGGTCCCACGGTTTTCGGGGGCCACTCATGTGTCATTGATCCCTGGGGCGAGATACAGATTCAAGCCGGCGATCAAGAAGAGCTGGTGACGACGGTGATCGACACGGATCTGATCGATGATGTGCGATCACGCATTCCGGTGTTTTCCGATCGCCGCACGGACTTGTTCCAGTTCTGA
- a CDS encoding sulfatase-like hydrolase/transferase, producing the protein MKKLRPTVISALAMMLIGIMQFAGHSANAAEDRPPNVVVIFIDDMGFADPSCFGNPAMKTPNIDRLAAEGIRLTNFYVNSPICSASRVALTTGRYQQRYRIHSFLATRQSNRKRKMPDWLDPDAPTLAKLLREAGYRTAHFGKWHMGGGRDVGDAPLPQAYGFDESLVSFEGLGDRILWQKTGNQKLSWTHGRGKILDLPKHRTTETYVDHAIDFLKANQQRPFYLRVFPNDVHDTHMPSERQAKKWQGTSDNPPDEAFFAVLDEMDHQIGRLLDTLDTLKLSQNTLVLLTSDNGPTDWPRYYKAGHQPPGFTGPFFGRKWSLYEGGIRMPFIARLPGRIPADRLNDSTIMAAIDVLPTVASICGATDQITQTDGVDLSGALLGQDVQRDQPVFWEYGIHGSIQPGKAEHQSPPLAMRDGQWKLLCNPDSSRVQLFDLTADPGETNNLADEQPAIVRAMKRQLLGWWQKMNAHYVQQPMAESTRAAVEKPQNSRSVPHQSTSQDRSSSSPNIVHIIADDLGWNDVGFHGSEIKTPAIDQLAEQSVVLDRFYVTPICSPTRAGVMTGRYPFRFGIWDGVCNPKSRHGLPPQEVTTAEVLSNAGYPHRAMFGKWHLGLASDLFHPLKHGFNHFYGHYNGAIDYFSHKRHGQLDWHRGNEASTDQGYSTDLIGHEASNYIRDHAAGDPFYMVVAFNAPHSPIQAKRKVLEQYGFDQKADLAPNTDRRLAKREKAPNYGKVGRGNTVRQTFAAMVTSMDQNIRQILDEIDKQGIAENTIVVFHSDNGGTPTHGGDNSPLRGNKFDTWEGGVRVVAMIRWPQQLPAGQRFTSVASYVDLLPTIAAAAGTTAPAGCDGENLLPYLNGSQTPPERSVILGANAVVSDHWKRVDDQYFRIADDPTESEPAKDVPADVVRRLSDALSSFGTIKGPALETQLAKPELWPPVDWKLPSEPDRSR; encoded by the coding sequence CGCTATCAACAGCGGTATCGCATTCATTCGTTTCTTGCGACTCGACAATCCAATCGCAAGCGTAAGATGCCCGACTGGCTGGATCCGGATGCTCCGACGCTGGCCAAGCTGTTGCGAGAAGCGGGATATCGCACCGCGCATTTCGGCAAATGGCATATGGGCGGAGGACGTGACGTCGGCGACGCGCCACTGCCTCAGGCGTATGGCTTTGACGAATCACTGGTTTCCTTCGAAGGCTTGGGCGACCGCATCCTTTGGCAGAAGACGGGCAACCAGAAACTCAGTTGGACACACGGTCGTGGCAAAATCTTGGATTTGCCCAAGCATCGGACAACCGAGACTTATGTGGATCATGCGATCGATTTTTTGAAAGCCAATCAACAGCGTCCGTTCTATCTGCGCGTCTTTCCGAATGATGTTCACGACACACATATGCCATCGGAACGACAGGCGAAAAAGTGGCAAGGAACTTCGGACAATCCGCCCGACGAGGCGTTCTTTGCCGTCCTGGACGAAATGGATCACCAGATCGGTCGTCTTCTGGACACGTTGGATACGCTCAAGCTGTCACAGAATACGCTGGTCCTGCTGACCAGCGATAACGGCCCGACTGATTGGCCGCGATATTACAAGGCCGGCCACCAACCGCCTGGATTCACCGGACCGTTTTTTGGTCGTAAATGGAGCCTGTACGAAGGCGGCATCCGGATGCCCTTCATCGCACGATTGCCGGGCAGAATTCCGGCCGACCGTTTGAACGATTCAACGATCATGGCCGCGATCGATGTCTTGCCGACCGTCGCCTCGATTTGTGGTGCAACCGATCAGATCACGCAAACCGATGGCGTCGATCTCTCCGGTGCACTTCTCGGCCAGGATGTTCAGCGAGACCAACCCGTCTTCTGGGAATACGGCATTCACGGCAGCATCCAACCCGGCAAGGCGGAACACCAAAGCCCACCACTTGCCATGCGAGATGGTCAGTGGAAGTTACTGTGCAATCCCGACAGTTCCCGTGTGCAATTGTTTGACTTGACGGCAGACCCTGGTGAGACGAACAACCTGGCTGATGAACAACCGGCGATCGTCCGCGCGATGAAGCGACAACTGTTGGGTTGGTGGCAGAAAATGAATGCCCACTATGTTCAACAGCCGATGGCCGAATCAACGCGTGCTGCGGTTGAAAAACCGCAGAATTCTCGCTCCGTACCGCATCAGTCGACGTCGCAAGATCGATCCTCGTCATCCCCGAACATCGTTCACATCATCGCCGATGATCTTGGCTGGAACGATGTGGGATTTCACGGCAGCGAAATCAAAACACCTGCGATCGATCAGTTGGCCGAACAATCCGTGGTCTTGGACCGTTTTTATGTCACGCCCATTTGTTCGCCCACGCGGGCCGGTGTCATGACCGGCCGCTACCCGTTTCGTTTTGGAATCTGGGATGGCGTTTGCAACCCAAAATCGCGGCACGGTTTACCTCCCCAAGAAGTCACCACGGCGGAAGTCTTGTCAAATGCCGGTTATCCACACCGGGCGATGTTCGGCAAGTGGCATCTGGGATTGGCGTCCGATCTGTTTCATCCGCTGAAGCATGGATTCAATCATTTTTATGGTCACTACAACGGCGCGATCGACTACTTTAGCCACAAGCGGCACGGACAACTGGATTGGCATCGCGGCAATGAAGCATCAACGGATCAGGGCTATTCGACGGACTTGATCGGCCACGAAGCATCAAACTACATCCGTGACCACGCCGCGGGCGATCCTTTCTATATGGTGGTCGCGTTCAACGCACCGCATTCCCCGATTCAAGCCAAGCGTAAAGTGCTGGAACAATATGGTTTCGATCAAAAAGCTGATCTGGCACCGAACACGGACCGTCGGCTGGCGAAGCGGGAAAAGGCACCGAACTATGGCAAGGTCGGACGCGGCAATACGGTTCGCCAAACGTTCGCAGCCATGGTGACGTCGATGGACCAAAACATTCGCCAAATCTTGGATGAGATCGACAAACAGGGAATCGCTGAGAACACGATCGTCGTTTTTCACAGTGACAACGGCGGCACGCCGACCCACGGCGGCGACAACTCACCGCTTCGCGGCAACAAGTTTGACACGTGGGAAGGCGGCGTGCGGGTGGTTGCCATGATCCGCTGGCCACAGCAACTGCCCGCCGGTCAACGGTTCACGTCCGTGGCCAGCTACGTGGACCTGTTGCCCACCATTGCAGCGGCCGCCGGGACAACAGCGCCCGCGGGATGCGACGGCGAAAACCTGTTGCCGTACCTAAATGGCAGCCAAACACCGCCGGAACGATCGGTCATCTTGGGTGCCAATGCGGTCGTGTCCGACCATTGGAAACGGGTGGACGATCAGTATTTCCGCATCGCAGATGACCCGACCGAATCCGAACCGGCCAAAGACGTCCCCGCCGATGTTGTTCGCCGGCTAAGCGATGCACTGTCTTCATTCGGAACAATCAAAGGCCCGGCTCTTGAAACGCAGCTTGCCAAGCCCGAGTTGTGGCCACCAGTGGACTGGAAACTGCCATCGGAACCGGATCGTTCGCGTTGA